DNA from Microbacterium foliorum:
CAGCCGATCGGGCCGCATCCGCAGCGACTCCCGCACGAGGCGGGCCAGGCTGATGCCGCCCGCGCCCTCGAGGTTCGGCTGCCGCGCCTCGAGGGCCACATGATGCGGATGCGTCAGCCGCAGTTCTGCCACGTCTTCGATCGTCACGATGCGCTCGTCGGTCGGCGCCGCGGCCAGCAGTGCCGCCAAGAGCGTCGTCTTGCCGGTGCCGGTGCCTCCGGTGATCAGGATGTTCGCCCGCGCGGCGACCAATCGCCGCAACCAGTCGAGCTGACCGTCGGCGAACGTCCCGAGCGCGGACAGCGCCTCGAGATCGGCGGCGCGCACGCGGGGCACACGGATCGACAGTGCCGTGCCCGACGTCGAGACGGGAGCCAGCACCGCATGCACTCGGATGCCCGATCGCAGTCGCACGTCGACGCAGGGCGCCTGGTCGTCGATATGGCGTCCCCCGCTGGCGACGAGGGCGACGGCGAGATCGCGCACCTCGCGCTCGGACATGCTCCACCCCTCCACCGCCTCGGTGCCGCGCCCGCGGTCGACGAACAGCCCGGACGAGCCGTTCACGAAGATGTCGGTGACCTCGTCGTCGACGCAGAACGGAGCGAGCGCCCCGAAGACCGGGTCGACCTCGACCGAGGAGCGGAACCGCGCGGACACCGTGTCGTCGGAGGGTGCCACGACACGTGGCCGGAGAACGAAGGGAGCGGACATGTCCCGAAACTAGGCCGCGCCCATGACGCCCGAGCGCCGAAGAGCCTGCAAGGCACAGAGCCTGTGCGGAACCGCTCGGCGCGCGCATCCGTGCAGAGAGGCACAGGGCCCGCGGACGTCCGCCGCGGACTCGGGATGGAAGCGCTCCCAGGAACGAGATGGGCGACACCTCACGGGGGGAATGAGGTGTCGCCCAGGGCGCACCCCTGAGGGGGGTCGGGCGCGCCAAGGCCGGAATGAGAATTCGGCTGCGGTCGAGTGTACGCAAGGCCACCGTCCTCACAAAACCGGGCGGAGTACCGACTTTCGGCAGTATTGGGTGTCCGTGGCCGGGACTAGATTCACCGTGACCTGATCGCGCTCTCTGCGATCTCGCCTGCAAGACCTGCCGTGCCGCAAAGGAGCGCCTGCCGATGAGCAGTCAGATCGACCACCTACTCGACGAGACCCGCCGATTCCCTCCGTCCGACGAGTTCGTCGCGCAGTCCGTCTCGTCCCCCGCCCTCTACGAGAGCGCCGCGAACGACCGCGAGGCGTTCTGGGGCGAGCAGTCGCGGGACCTCCTCGATTGGCACAGGCCGTTCACACAGGTGCTCGACTGGTCCACTCCCCCGTTCGCGAAGTGGTTCGACGACGGCGAGCTGAACGTGGCCTACAACTGCCTCGACCGCCACGTCGAGGCAGGCAACGGCGACCGCGTCGCCCTGCACTGGGAGGGCGAGCCCGGTGACTCGCGCTCGATCACGTACGCCGAGCTGACCGAGGAGGTCAAGCGGGTCGCGAATGTGCTCGAGGGCCTCGGCGTCGGTCACGGCGACCGCGTCGCGATCTACCTGCCGATGATCCCCGAGGCCGTCGCCTCGATGCTCGCGGTCGCCAGGGTCGGCGCCATCCACTCGGTCGTCTTCGGCGGCTTCAGCGCCGACAGCCTCCGCTCGCGCATCGACGACGCCGGGGCGAAGCTCGTGATCACCGCAGATGGCGGATACCGCAAGGGACGCGTGTCCGCGCTGAAGCCCGCGGTCGATCAGGCGCTGGCCGACCGCGGCGAGGGCGAGCAGCAGACGGTCGAGCACGTCCTCGTCGTGCGCCGAGGAGAGAACGAGGTCGAGTGGCACGAGGGTCGCGACCTCTGGTGGCACGACGTGGTGCCGGCCGCATCCGCCGAGCACACCGCGCTGGCCTTCCCCGCCGAGAACCCGCTGTTCATCCTCTACACGTCCGGCACGACCGGCAAGCCCAAGGGGATCCTGCACACCTCGGGCGGCTACCTCACCCAGGCCGCCTACTCGCACAAATACGTCTTCGATCTGCACCCCGAGACGGATGTGTACTGGTGCACCGCCGACATCGGCTGGATCACCGGACACAGCTACGTCACCTACGGACCGCTCGCCAACGGCGCCACCCAGGTGATCTACGAGGGCACACCCGACGCGCCGCACCCCGGCCGGTGGTGGGAGATCATCGAGAAGTACCGGGTCTCGATCTTCTACACGGCACCGACGGCCATCCGCTCGTTCATGAAGATCGGCCGGAGCGTGCCGGCCGGGTTCGACCTGTCGTCGCTGCGCCTGCTCGGCTCGGTGGGCGAGCCGATCAACCCCGAGGCCTGGATCTGGTACCGCGACGTGATCGGTGCGGGCACGACGCCCATCGTCGACACGTGGTGGCAGACCGAGACCGGAGCGATCATGGTCTCGGCCCTTCCCGGCGTCACGTCCACGAAGCCGGGCTCCGCGCAGGTCCCACTGCCGGGCATCTCGATCGACGTGGTCGACGAATCGGGTGTCGAGGTGGGCACCGGCAACGGCGGGCTGCTCGTGGTGACCGAGCCGTGGCCCAGCATGCTGCGAGGCATCTGGGGGGATCCCGAGCGCTACCGCGAGACGTACTGGGAGAAGTTCGAGAAGCAGGGCTTCTACTTCGCCGGCGATGGCGCCCGACTCGACGCCGACGGCGACCTGTGGCTCCTCGGCCGCGTCGACGATGTGATGAACGTCTCGGGCCACCGTCTCTCGACCGCCGAGATCGAGTCGTCGCTCGTGGCGCATGAGGCCACCGCCGAGGCCGCGGTGGTGGGTGCCTCCGACGAGACGACGGGACAGGCGGTCGTGGCGTTCGTGATCATCAAGGAGAGCTACCTCTCCGCACACGATCCGGCCGGGCTCGCCCAGCAGCTGCGCGTGTGGGTGGGCGAGCAGATCGGGGCCATCGCCCGCCCGCGCGATGTCTACATCGTCGGCGAGCTGCCCAAGACCCGCTCGGGCAAGATCATGCGACGCCTGCTGCGCGATGTCGCCGAGGGCCGCGAGGTCGGCGACACGACGACGCTCGCCGACACCGCGGTGATGAGCATCATCTCGGCGCAGGTCAAGTAGACCGCGACGGGTCGACGGCCGTCGAGAACCCACACGCAGAACGCCCCCTCCCGGTCTCGGAAGGGGGCGTTCTGCTGTGAGCCGCTCAGGCGAGGATGAAGGTGACCTCGACCTCGACGGGACTGTCCAGCGGGAGCACGGGAACGCCGACGGCCGCGCGGGCATGGCGGCCGGCATCGCCGAAGATCTCACCGAGCACGAGGCTCGCGCCGTTGATCACGCCGGGCTGGCCGGTGAACTCGGGGGTGGAGGCCACGAAGCCGCCGAGACGGAGCACGCCTGCGATCCGGTCGACGCCGCCCGCTGCATCCGCCGCCGCCGCGAGGGCGTTGAGCGCGCAGGTGCGCGCGTAGGCGTTGGCCTCGTCCGCGCCGACCTCGGCACCGACCTTGCCCGTCGCCGGGAGAGCCCCGTCCGAGAACGGCAGCTGGCCGGAGGTGTACACCAGTCCCTCGTGCACCACAGCGGGGACGTACGCCGCGACGGGCGCAGCGACGAGCGGCAGCTCGATGCCGAGCTCGGCGAGACGGGCGGAGACGCTCACGCCGCACCCCCGTCGAACTGGCGCGATGCCTCGGCGGCGGCCGCGAGGCCGGTGTTGCCGGAACCCTCCGCGGTGACCGGGCGCTTGAAGTAGGCGACGAGGCCGCCTTCGGGGCCCTGGATCACCTGGACGAGCTCCCAGCCCTGCTTGCCCCAGTTGTTGAGGATCGCCGCCGTGTTGTGGATCAGCAGCGGGGTGGTCAGGTACTCCCAGGTGGTCATGGCACTCCTGTCTGGCGGCATCCGCGCGCGCGGATGCGTCAAAGGCGGTATTCAGGGAACTCCCCTACGATCAAGCGTATGCCTCAAAAGAATCGCACGGTGAAAGGTGCGCTCGGAGGAGTCCTCGGACTCGTCGGGCTCAGCGCCGTGGCCGGCCTCCTCGTGGCGGCCAGCGTCACCCCTGTTCTCGCCATGACCGGCATCGCCGGGTCGGAGGCGCTCAACATCTTCGAGGACCTGCCCGAGAACCTCCAGGTCGATGCGCCGATGCAGCAGTCGACGATCTACGCGACGGGCCTCGACGGCAATCCCGTCGCTCTCGCGTCCTTCTACGAGCAGAAGCGCGTTCCCGTCGCATACGA
Protein-coding regions in this window:
- a CDS encoding TadA family conjugal transfer-associated ATPase; amino-acid sequence: MSAPFVLRPRVVAPSDDTVSARFRSSVEVDPVFGALAPFCVDDEVTDIFVNGSSGLFVDRGRGTEAVEGWSMSEREVRDLAVALVASGGRHIDDQAPCVDVRLRSGIRVHAVLAPVSTSGTALSIRVPRVRAADLEALSALGTFADGQLDWLRRLVAARANILITGGTGTGKTTLLAALLAAAPTDERIVTIEDVAELRLTHPHHVALEARQPNLEGAGGISLARLVRESLRMRPDRLVVGECRGEEVRELLTALNTGHDGGAGTLHASGLHDVPARLEALGALAAMDTTALARQVVSAFTVVLHLERSPAGQRRIAQAGTFSLVGERLGIDEVHPW
- a CDS encoding DUF4177 domain-containing protein, producing the protein MTTWEYLTTPLLIHNTAAILNNWGKQGWELVQVIQGPEGGLVAYFKRPVTAEGSGNTGLAAAAEASRQFDGGAA
- a CDS encoding RidA family protein, with product MSVSARLAELGIELPLVAAPVAAYVPAVVHEGLVYTSGQLPFSDGALPATGKVGAEVGADEANAYARTCALNALAAAADAAGGVDRIAGVLRLGGFVASTPEFTGQPGVINGASLVLGEIFGDAGRHARAAVGVPVLPLDSPVEVEVTFILA
- the acs gene encoding acetate--CoA ligase, with protein sequence MSSQIDHLLDETRRFPPSDEFVAQSVSSPALYESAANDREAFWGEQSRDLLDWHRPFTQVLDWSTPPFAKWFDDGELNVAYNCLDRHVEAGNGDRVALHWEGEPGDSRSITYAELTEEVKRVANVLEGLGVGHGDRVAIYLPMIPEAVASMLAVARVGAIHSVVFGGFSADSLRSRIDDAGAKLVITADGGYRKGRVSALKPAVDQALADRGEGEQQTVEHVLVVRRGENEVEWHEGRDLWWHDVVPAASAEHTALAFPAENPLFILYTSGTTGKPKGILHTSGGYLTQAAYSHKYVFDLHPETDVYWCTADIGWITGHSYVTYGPLANGATQVIYEGTPDAPHPGRWWEIIEKYRVSIFYTAPTAIRSFMKIGRSVPAGFDLSSLRLLGSVGEPINPEAWIWYRDVIGAGTTPIVDTWWQTETGAIMVSALPGVTSTKPGSAQVPLPGISIDVVDESGVEVGTGNGGLLVVTEPWPSMLRGIWGDPERYRETYWEKFEKQGFYFAGDGARLDADGDLWLLGRVDDVMNVSGHRLSTAEIESSLVAHEATAEAAVVGASDETTGQAVVAFVIIKESYLSAHDPAGLAQQLRVWVGEQIGAIARPRDVYIVGELPKTRSGKIMRRLLRDVAEGREVGDTTTLADTAVMSIISAQVK